In Methanosarcina barkeri MS, a single window of DNA contains:
- the mfnA gene encoding tyrosine decarboxylase MfnA — translation MNEQGLSEKEIFSYLEDVKSEDTDYYKVLSSMCTHPHRVAVEAHRLFIEANLGDLGLFAGAHRLEKEVIQMLGELLHAQSVEIPSGESCESSVCGYLTTGGTESNIQAIRCMKNIVTKDGNKSGEILNIVVPESAHFSFDKVANMMGIEVKRALLDSEFRVNIASVKSLIDANTIGLVGIAGNTEFGQVDPIEELSQLALENELFLHVDAAFGGFVIPFLEKPYSFDFKVPGVTSIAIDPHKMGLSTIPSGALLFRSPSFLDSLKVNTPYLTTKAQFTLTGTRSGASAAATYAVMKYLGREGYRKNVQYCMQLTTKLVKEARKIGFEPLIEPVMNVVALRVPNPDFVREQLLKKFGWNVSITRNPRSLRLVLMPHNTARDIEEFLQDLRKVTAEL, via the coding sequence ATGAATGAGCAGGGTCTTTCTGAGAAAGAGATATTTTCCTATCTGGAAGATGTAAAGTCAGAAGATACGGATTACTATAAGGTTTTAAGTTCAATGTGCACTCACCCGCACAGAGTCGCGGTTGAGGCTCACAGGCTATTTATTGAGGCTAACCTGGGCGATCTGGGACTTTTTGCAGGTGCTCACAGGCTGGAAAAAGAAGTTATCCAGATGCTGGGAGAACTTCTTCATGCTCAGTCTGTTGAAATTCCTTCAGGAGAGTCATGTGAGAGTTCGGTTTGCGGTTATCTTACAACAGGAGGCACGGAATCTAATATCCAGGCTATCAGGTGCATGAAAAACATCGTAACTAAGGACGGGAATAAGTCAGGTGAGATTCTCAATATAGTTGTTCCCGAGTCAGCTCACTTCTCATTTGATAAAGTCGCCAATATGATGGGAATTGAGGTTAAAAGAGCTCTTCTTGATTCTGAATTCAGGGTGAATATTGCATCTGTGAAAAGCCTGATAGACGCAAACACCATCGGACTCGTAGGGATAGCAGGAAATACGGAATTTGGACAGGTAGATCCGATTGAGGAACTTTCACAACTTGCTCTTGAAAATGAGCTTTTCCTTCATGTTGATGCAGCTTTCGGAGGGTTTGTGATTCCATTTCTTGAAAAGCCATATTCTTTCGATTTCAAAGTTCCAGGCGTTACTTCCATTGCAATAGATCCTCATAAGATGGGGCTTTCCACAATTCCCTCAGGTGCCCTATTATTCAGATCTCCTTCTTTTCTTGACTCCCTTAAGGTAAATACTCCATATCTTACAACAAAAGCTCAGTTTACTCTAACAGGTACCCGCAGTGGAGCTTCAGCCGCTGCCACTTATGCCGTTATGAAGTATCTTGGACGTGAAGGGTATAGAAAAAATGTACAGTACTGCATGCAGCTTACCACAAAACTGGTTAAAGAAGCTCGAAAAATCGGCTTTGAACCCCTGATCGAGCCTGTAATGAACGTGGTCGCCCTGAGAGTTCCGAACCCTGACTTTGTGCGGGAACAGCTTCTTAAGAAATTTGGTTGGAACGTCTCAATTACTCGCAATCCAAGATCTCTTCGCTTGGTCCTAATGCCTCACAACACGGCCCGCGATATAGAAGAATTCCTGCAAGATCTGAGAAAAGTAACAGCAGAACTTTAA
- a CDS encoding IS701 family transposase — MDINPPKCTDIDYINFLIAASNVFSCTEAARCYPDIANAPSHDAFTRCLQRQPPDTEALWEEVKSYVKLKGGYLIVDDSTLDKPYAEEIAFVRRMWSGKHHRTVKGIGLVTLVWTDGTTVIPIDFRIYNIDVDDKTKNDHFRDMLDKAEERGFNPKFVLFDTWYASVKNLKAIRQKEWHFLTRLKNNRLVNPDNKGNVPLETVDIPPKGRVVHLKAYGFVKVFRIVSKNGDTQHWVTDVQEMDEAKREDLAKKSWKIEEYHRGIKQFCGVEKCQARKEESQRAHIMFSLRAFLRLELQRIKSGISWFESAMKIRRVAVTEYLRNPQYTLN, encoded by the coding sequence ATGGACATAAATCCACCTAAGTGTACCGACATTGACTACATTAATTTTCTCATTGCGGCTTCTAACGTTTTTAGCTGTACTGAAGCTGCTAGATGTTATCCAGACATAGCTAATGCTCCTTCTCATGATGCTTTTACTCGTTGCCTTCAAAGGCAACCTCCAGACACGGAAGCACTATGGGAGGAAGTAAAAAGTTATGTCAAGCTTAAGGGAGGATACCTAATTGTTGATGATTCAACATTAGATAAACCATACGCAGAAGAAATTGCTTTTGTTCGTCGTATGTGGAGTGGAAAACATCATCGTACTGTAAAGGGAATAGGCCTGGTTACCTTAGTTTGGACTGACGGTACAACCGTTATACCTATCGATTTTCGAATTTATAACATCGATGTAGACGACAAAACAAAGAATGACCATTTCCGTGATATGCTTGACAAGGCCGAAGAACGTGGTTTTAATCCCAAATTCGTTTTATTTGATACATGGTATGCAAGTGTGAAAAACCTTAAAGCCATTAGACAGAAAGAGTGGCATTTCCTTACAAGATTGAAAAATAATCGTTTGGTAAATCCTGACAACAAGGGAAATGTGCCACTTGAAACAGTAGATATTCCTCCAAAAGGACGTGTGGTTCACCTCAAAGCATATGGATTTGTAAAGGTGTTTAGGATAGTTTCAAAAAATGGAGACACGCAACACTGGGTTACAGATGTGCAAGAGATGGATGAAGCAAAACGTGAAGATTTGGCAAAGAAGTCATGGAAAATTGAGGAATATCATAGGGGAATAAAACAGTTCTGTGGTGTCGAAAAATGTCAGGCAAGAAAGGAAGAATCACAAAGAGCACATATAATGTTCTCATTAAGAGCTTTTCTTAGACTGGAATTACAAAGAATCAAAAGTGGAATATCCTGGTTTGAAAGTGCTATGAAAATTAGAAGAGTGGCAGTGACAGAATACTTAAGGAATCCCCAATACACGTTAAATTAA